One genomic segment of Helianthus annuus cultivar XRQ/B chromosome 14, HanXRQr2.0-SUNRISE, whole genome shotgun sequence includes these proteins:
- the LOC110907242 gene encoding uncharacterized protein LOC110907242 → MGDKSSSSMVTTETKALHPVYSVSNIQHKVRILDGVKVTYTAWVKLFKLHARGYEVLEHIDGTDPPSETSDEYESWRKIDAIVLQWIYGTLSDDLLVRVLEAESTAQQAWNRIQAIFQNNKNSRASNLLHAFTTTTLASCANMNEYFQKLKDIAEQLSDVDQPVTESRLVLQMVSGLPPEYDTMTAFITQSNTTWDEAIDMINREQRRQAARTQTSQSAFVAPRTNNPTPNGSASYPISNPTPTLPPSNHPTPHYDHSEIKIQLSG, encoded by the exons ATGGGTGATAAATCGAGCTCTTCAATGGTTACGACCGAAACCAAAGCCCTGCATCCAGTCTACTCTGTCTCTAACATACAACATAAAGTTCGAATTCTGGATGGAGTCAAAGTTACCTACACGGCATGGGTGAAACTATTCAAACTTCATGCTCGCGGATACGAAGTATTAGAACATATCGATGGAACCGATCCCCCGTCTGAAACTTCAGATGAATATGAGTCCTGGAGGAAGATTGATGCCATAGTCCTTCAATGGATCTATGGCACACTGTCTGATGATTTGTTAGTCCGAGTATTAGAAGCCGAGTCGACTGCCCAGCAGGCTTGGAATCGGATTCAAGCCATATTTCAGAACAACAAAAACTCTAGAGCATCTAATCTTCTTCATGCATTCACTACCACTACCCTAGCCTCTTGTGCTAACATGAACGAATATTTTCAaaaattgaaagatattgcagaACAGTTAAGCGATGTGGATCAACCAGTTACAGAGTCACGATTGGTGCTGCAAATGGTTTCCGGGCTTCCACCCGAATATGATACCATGACTGCGTTTATTACACAGTCCAACACGACTTGGGATGAGGCTATTGACATGATTAATCGTGAGCAACGCAGGCAAGCGGCTAGAACACAGACTTCTCAATCAGCTTTTGTCGCTCCTCGAACCAACAACCCAACGCCTAACGGCTCCGCCTCGTACCCGATATCCAACCCGACCCCTACCCTACCTCCATCTAACCATCCAACTCCACATTATGACCA CAGTGAGATTAAAATACAGTTAAGTGGATAG